In one window of Tistrella mobilis DNA:
- a CDS encoding HpcH/HpaI aldolase/citrate lyase family protein produces the protein MSQSARRSLLFAPATRPEIFAKALASGADLVCVDLEDAVAPDLKQAARPAGFDFLRAAAGDGAGGPERILRINGLKTIAGLRDLSALADAGIAAGMVMLPKVESAEELRLADAVLTEAGSMLKLAALVESVRGIEAAHAIAGATPRLDLMMFGGADLAAELGTRVAPEPMAYARARLVQAARGAGIDLIDVPALDFRNPDAVAEDAARARDLGFTGKATLHPANVALVNAAFTPDATEIAWARRVIESFEASAGGVAVLDGKLIEKPVVAAQRRVLSRARAAGLLAA, from the coding sequence TTGTCCCAATCCGCACGCCGCAGCCTGTTGTTCGCCCCCGCGACGCGCCCGGAGATCTTCGCCAAGGCCCTGGCCTCGGGCGCCGACCTGGTCTGTGTCGATCTGGAAGACGCCGTGGCCCCCGACCTGAAGCAGGCCGCCCGCCCGGCCGGCTTCGACTTCCTGCGCGCCGCCGCGGGCGACGGCGCCGGCGGGCCCGAACGCATCCTGCGCATCAACGGGCTGAAGACCATCGCCGGGCTGCGCGACCTGTCGGCCCTGGCCGATGCCGGCATCGCCGCCGGCATGGTGATGCTGCCCAAGGTGGAAAGCGCGGAAGAGCTGCGCCTGGCCGATGCGGTGCTGACCGAGGCCGGCAGCATGCTGAAGCTGGCCGCCCTGGTCGAAAGCGTGCGCGGGATCGAAGCGGCCCATGCCATCGCCGGCGCCACGCCGCGGCTGGACCTGATGATGTTCGGCGGGGCCGATCTTGCGGCCGAACTCGGCACCCGGGTGGCGCCGGAGCCGATGGCCTATGCCCGCGCCCGGCTGGTCCAGGCCGCGCGCGGCGCCGGCATCGATCTGATCGACGTGCCGGCGCTGGATTTCCGCAACCCCGATGCCGTGGCCGAAGACGCAGCCCGCGCCCGGGATCTGGGCTTCACAGGCAAGGCCACCCTGCATCCCGCCAATGTCGCCCTGGTCAATGCCGCCTTCACACCCGATGCGACCGAGATCGCCTGGGCCCGCCGGGTGATCGAGAGCTTCGAGGCCTCGGCCGGCGGCGTCGCCGTGCTCGACGGCAAACTGATCGAGAAGCCGGTGGTCGCCGCCCAGCGCCGGGTGCTGTCGCGCGCCCGGGCCGCCGGCCTGCTCGCTGCCTGA